One genomic segment of Synechocystis sp. LKSZ1 includes these proteins:
- a CDS encoding MlaD family protein, protein MLRPRAIQEGSVGLFALLGLVLLGGFAVWLRGGGFGSPGYRLRVNFDDASGLQVGAPVRFRGISVGKVAGLSPSSNGITALLEISSNQLKIPKDSLIQIGRYGLIGEASVDISPQHKLSEQALALDPLAKDCEGNADILCHDQELTGETGSQLVNSLTRLSQAYSDPVFIASINTTIRNASKAAASVAKMSDEIGLLSKSAREQIRGVGRTTTAITGVADNAALLTQNLNQVVSENQASLGKAIQEASQLMGNLNQLVRENRLEVGKTLTSIQSTSTQLQALGKEMEVTLKEVNQGLSAVDSQRLAKNLDTILANTAATTDNLRKISTSLNDPTLLFSIQQTLDSARLTFSNTQKITSDIEQLTGDPVFRSNLKKLVDGLGNLVSSTEHLERQVYAAKLLETNSQQLQYHIDLHQRLLSYHQITDPDRLGLALLSPVAQEPATMASQASKQATPVPRRP, encoded by the coding sequence ATGCTCCGACCCCGTGCTATCCAAGAAGGTTCTGTTGGCCTATTTGCTCTCCTGGGCCTTGTGCTACTGGGGGGCTTTGCCGTCTGGTTACGGGGGGGCGGCTTTGGCAGCCCCGGCTATCGCCTCCGGGTCAATTTTGATGATGCCAGCGGTTTACAGGTTGGGGCTCCGGTTCGCTTTCGGGGCATTAGTGTGGGCAAAGTCGCGGGCTTGAGTCCTAGCAGTAACGGCATCACGGCCCTGCTGGAGATTAGCTCTAATCAACTGAAAATTCCCAAGGATTCCCTGATCCAAATTGGCCGCTATGGCCTGATCGGCGAGGCTTCGGTGGATATCTCCCCCCAGCACAAACTATCAGAACAGGCCCTAGCCCTAGACCCCCTGGCCAAGGACTGCGAAGGCAATGCCGATATTCTTTGCCATGATCAGGAATTGACGGGAGAAACAGGCTCTCAATTGGTCAATAGTTTGACTCGATTGAGCCAGGCCTATAGTGACCCGGTGTTTATCGCCAGTATTAACACCACTATTCGCAATGCCTCCAAGGCCGCCGCTAGCGTGGCCAAAATGAGTGATGAAATTGGCCTACTCTCTAAGTCGGCCCGAGAACAAATTAGAGGGGTTGGTCGAACCACAACCGCCATTACCGGCGTAGCAGATAATGCGGCCCTGTTAACCCAAAACCTGAATCAAGTCGTCAGTGAAAACCAGGCCAGCTTGGGCAAAGCTATCCAGGAGGCCTCTCAACTGATGGGAAATCTCAACCAACTCGTCCGGGAAAATCGCCTCGAAGTGGGCAAAACCCTGACCAGCATCCAGTCTACCAGTACTCAATTGCAGGCCCTGGGCAAGGAAATGGAAGTCACCCTCAAGGAGGTCAACCAGGGCCTGAGTGCCGTCGATAGTCAACGCTTGGCTAAAAATCTCGATACGATCTTGGCCAATACCGCCGCTACCACCGATAATCTTCGCAAAATTTCTACCAGTCTTAACGACCCAACGCTTTTGTTTTCTATCCAACAGACCCTTGACTCAGCCCGGCTTACCTTTAGCAATACCCAGAAAATTACCAGCGATATTGAGCAACTTACGGGGGATCCTGTCTTCCGGTCTAATCTGAAGAAACTGGTGGATGGCCTGGGTAATCTGGTCTCTTCCACAGAACACCTCGAGCGTCAGGTTTACGCGGCTAAACTGCTCGAAACCAACTCCCAGCAGTTGCAGTACCACATCGACCTACACCAACGTCTACTCAGCTATCACCAAATAACTGACCCCGACCGGTTGGGCTTGGCCCTGCTCTCCCCAGTGGCCCAGGAACCTGCTACCATGGCTAGCCAGGCTTCTAAACAGGCGACGCCTGTTCCTCGTCGGCCCTGA
- the gnd gene encoding decarboxylating NADP(+)-dependent phosphogluconate dehydrogenase, which translates to MTKRTFGVIGLAVMGENLALNVESRGFPIAVYNRTASKTEEFMATRAQGRDVKAAYSLEDFVQALERPRKILVMVKAGGPVDAVIEQLKPLLEPGDMIIDGGNSLYEDTERRTKDLESTGLGFVGMGVSGGEEGALHGPSLMPGGTPAAYQELEPILTKIAAQVDDGPCVTFVGPGGAGHYVKMVHNGIEYGDMQLIAEAYDVLKSGLGLSNDQLQAVFQAWNQTEELNSFLIEITADIFGYIDPDTQQSLIDLILDSAGQKGTGRWTVVSSLDLGVPIPTMYAAVNARVMSAYKNERVAASQALTGPSHTYSGDVEAFIPKVRDALYCSKMCSYAQGMALIAKASAEFGYQVNLPEIARIWKGGCIIRAGFLDKIKQAFQDNPSLPNLLLAPEFKQSILDRQGAWREVLILANELGIPVPAFSASLDYFDSYRRASLPQNLTQAQRDYFGAHTYERTDRPRGEFFHTEWLSS; encoded by the coding sequence ATGACCAAACGAACCTTTGGTGTTATTGGCCTCGCTGTCATGGGGGAAAATCTGGCCCTCAACGTCGAAAGTCGGGGCTTTCCCATCGCGGTTTACAATCGTACCGCCAGCAAAACAGAAGAATTCATGGCCACCCGCGCCCAGGGCAGAGATGTCAAGGCTGCCTATAGTCTAGAAGACTTTGTCCAGGCCCTCGAGCGGCCCCGCAAAATCCTCGTCATGGTGAAAGCCGGGGGCCCGGTGGATGCGGTGATTGAACAACTGAAACCCCTTTTAGAGCCGGGGGATATGATCATTGACGGCGGCAACTCGCTCTATGAAGACACGGAACGACGCACGAAAGACCTAGAGTCCACGGGCCTGGGTTTTGTCGGCATGGGCGTGAGTGGCGGTGAAGAAGGCGCTCTCCATGGCCCTAGTTTGATGCCTGGGGGAACCCCCGCCGCCTACCAAGAACTAGAACCGATTCTGACCAAGATTGCTGCTCAGGTAGATGATGGCCCCTGTGTCACCTTTGTTGGCCCTGGGGGCGCAGGCCACTACGTCAAAATGGTCCACAATGGCATTGAGTACGGTGATATGCAATTGATCGCCGAGGCCTACGATGTCTTAAAATCCGGTCTTGGCCTGAGCAATGACCAGCTCCAAGCCGTTTTTCAGGCCTGGAATCAAACCGAAGAGTTAAATTCGTTTCTGATTGAGATTACCGCTGATATCTTTGGCTACATTGACCCCGATACCCAGCAGTCCTTAATTGACCTGATTCTCGATTCCGCTGGCCAAAAAGGGACTGGCCGCTGGACGGTGGTGAGTTCCCTCGACCTGGGGGTTCCCATTCCCACCATGTATGCCGCGGTTAATGCCCGCGTCATGTCGGCTTATAAGAATGAGCGCGTCGCCGCTTCCCAGGCCTTAACTGGCCCTAGCCATACCTATAGTGGGGATGTCGAGGCCTTTATTCCCAAAGTCCGGGATGCGTTGTACTGTTCTAAAATGTGCTCCTACGCCCAGGGAATGGCCCTGATTGCCAAGGCCTCGGCGGAGTTTGGCTACCAGGTCAATCTGCCAGAGATTGCCCGGATCTGGAAGGGGGGCTGTATTATTCGGGCCGGTTTCCTCGATAAAATTAAGCAGGCCTTCCAGGATAATCCGAGCTTACCGAACCTACTGTTGGCTCCCGAATTCAAGCAGAGTATTCTCGACCGGCAAGGGGCCTGGCGGGAAGTCCTCATCCTGGCTAACGAATTAGGCATTCCAGTACCGGCCTTTAGTGCTTCGCTAGACTATTTTGATAGTTATCGGCGGGCCAGCCTACCGCAAAACCTGACCCAGGCCCAGCGGGATTACTTTGGCGCCCACACCTATGAGCGGACTGACCGCCCCCGAGGGGAATTTTTCCATACCGAATGGCTGAGTTCCTAG
- a CDS encoding HNH endonuclease signature motif containing protein, translating to MAISKEIRQQVRERAKYLCEYCHSSEEASAARFEIDHIQPRSRGGADAFENLALACQRCNSYRYNFTEGTDPESQVSTQLFNPRLHQWNEHFIWEKDGLIIRGKTSIGRATCDRLDLNDQEHNEGAIVKARRFWIRGGWHPPSDDTVGA from the coding sequence ATGGCGATTTCAAAAGAGATTCGGCAACAGGTTCGAGAGCGAGCTAAGTATCTGTGTGAATACTGTCACTCTTCAGAAGAAGCTAGCGCAGCACGGTTTGAAATTGATCATATTCAACCACGATCACGTGGAGGTGCAGATGCATTTGAAAATTTGGCTTTAGCTTGTCAGCGATGTAATAGCTACCGGTACAACTTCACAGAAGGGACAGATCCAGAATCTCAAGTCTCTACTCAGTTGTTTAACCCACGACTGCATCAGTGGAATGAGCATTTTATTTGGGAGAAAGACGGTCTAATAATTCGAGGCAAGACTTCAATTGGGCGTGCAACGTGTGATCGATTAGATTTGAACGACCAGGAACATAATGAAGGGGCAATTGTTAAAGCCCGTCGTTTTTGGATTCGGGGCGGTTGGCATCCACCGTCCGATGACACCGTTGGAGCCTGA